Proteins encoded in a region of the Trueperaceae bacterium genome:
- a CDS encoding carboxymuconolactone decarboxylase family protein: MQTRIAYSQLAKEGVTALAKIESYLRHGSLEHSLLELVKTRASQINRCGYCLDMHSKDARAAGETEQRLYVLPAWREAPFYSDRERAALEWTEAVTLISQNDVPDELYERVRRQFSEQELVDLTLAITNINSWNRLAIAFRSEVGSYQPKGA, translated from the coding sequence ATGCAGACCCGTATCGCTTACTCGCAGCTGGCCAAGGAGGGGGTCACGGCCCTCGCGAAGATCGAGTCCTACCTGAGGCACGGGAGCCTCGAGCACTCGCTGCTGGAGCTCGTCAAGACGCGCGCCTCCCAGATCAACCGGTGCGGCTACTGCCTCGACATGCACTCGAAGGACGCGCGCGCGGCGGGGGAGACCGAGCAGCGCCTGTACGTGTTGCCGGCGTGGCGCGAGGCTCCCTTCTATAGCGACCGTGAACGGGCCGCCCTCGAGTGGACGGAGGCCGTCACGTTGATCTCACAGAACGACGTTCCCGACGAGCTGTACGAGCGGGTGCGGCGCCAGTTCAGCGAGCAGGAGCTCGTCGATCTCACACTGGCCATCACGAACATCAACTCCTGGAACCGCCTCGCCATCGCGTTCCGGTCGGAGGTCGGCAGCTACCAGCCGAAGGGAGCTTGA
- a CDS encoding DNA polymerase III subunit alpha: MVGGESERLSALLNVHSYFSLGAGTASPSTLVARAAELGYRYLALTDDLNVTGGVELFQAARRHGIRALIGATVPVSVEGEAYPFVLIAASRAGYGTLCRLISVAHARDERDVPLPVLLAHTEGVVLLSGPRDGVVAQLLAKRRVSELEALLRQLQGAFPERFYLQLFHDRYRWDARRARVIRRLAQSLGLPVVSAPEVRYAAADDYRLYDALTCARLGISVQQPHPRRPQNACQALPSPAEALERLPFPDAALNAAWVAESAYFELLPERLTPPKARVPGGEAPERYLEERCYAALVQRYAGERLAAARERFEEELATIRALGLADFFLVAAEVTDYCRRHGILAAGRGSAAASIVCYLLGITMADPLKHDLLFERFLHTGKTSMPDVDIDISSARRDEVLAWVEERFGPDTEAMVCNKITYRLPLAVQDLGRALGLPPELRNRLTKALGRDFRGLRPPSVAKAEVALREVLGAAPVADAFLALLAGMERKHVRHLAPHSGGVVLARDPLTHYSPLERSSGGIKLLQLDKDDAEAMGLIKLDLLGLRMLAALERAREEVMRLDGVWLDLADLPDDERVWDLISAGATLGLFQVESPSQQHTSRVMKSRNLRDLAHQVALIRPGPIQSGTVHPYLRRRQGLEPVSYWHPSLEPILSKSYGVLLFQEDVLRIAVHFAGMSWIEADRFRKKVSDWSEPSDIEPDRRAFVAGAMRHVHATRDEAEQVFDAVKGFQGFGFAESHAWAFAIHAYASGWLRVHYPAEYLAAILTEEPGMWSQSTKRQEARAWGVPFLPFDVNASGVHYRCERVRTGDAAPVKAVRPPLAAVTGISHDTARAVLLERLRHGPYAGIDDAHHRLPLAKEQFEALVRAGAFDALQPRREALYRAGALANTQPSGERPLFTAAPDAPGFAPLTLQEQYVWDYQTTRLSTLEVHAIDFVRDQLAELACVPLARLRRVARKTAVRTAGLVVGKQRPPTAKGFAFFVLEDGPVRAQLIIPPDLWDEQRVLLRDASILVADATVEDTGYQLTLKARTLAGLPAPVHVRGYHFA, from the coding sequence GTGGTGGGTGGCGAGAGCGAACGACTGAGCGCGCTCCTGAACGTGCACTCGTACTTCAGCCTGGGTGCGGGCACGGCCAGCCCCTCCACGCTCGTGGCGCGCGCCGCCGAGCTGGGCTACCGCTACCTGGCGCTCACGGACGACCTGAACGTCACGGGCGGCGTGGAGCTGTTCCAGGCGGCGCGGCGGCACGGCATCAGGGCCCTGATCGGCGCCACCGTGCCCGTGAGCGTCGAGGGCGAGGCCTACCCGTTCGTGCTCATCGCCGCCTCGCGGGCGGGCTACGGCACCCTGTGTCGCTTGATCAGCGTGGCGCACGCGCGCGACGAGAGGGACGTGCCCCTCCCCGTGCTCCTCGCCCACACGGAGGGCGTCGTCCTCCTGTCGGGCCCGCGCGACGGGGTGGTGGCGCAGCTCCTCGCCAAGCGCCGCGTGAGCGAGCTGGAGGCGCTCCTGCGGCAGCTGCAGGGCGCGTTCCCGGAGCGCTTCTACCTGCAGCTCTTCCACGACCGCTACCGCTGGGACGCGCGCCGCGCCCGCGTCATCAGGCGCCTGGCGCAGAGCCTCGGCCTGCCGGTCGTGAGCGCGCCGGAGGTGCGTTACGCGGCGGCGGACGACTACCGCCTCTACGACGCCCTCACCTGCGCCCGGCTGGGCATCAGCGTGCAGCAGCCCCACCCCAGGAGGCCGCAGAACGCCTGCCAGGCCCTCCCGAGCCCCGCCGAGGCGTTGGAGCGCCTGCCGTTCCCCGACGCGGCGCTGAACGCCGCCTGGGTGGCCGAGAGCGCCTACTTCGAGCTGCTGCCGGAGCGCCTCACGCCGCCCAAGGCGCGCGTGCCGGGGGGCGAGGCGCCCGAGCGCTACCTGGAGGAGCGCTGCTACGCGGCGCTGGTGCAGCGCTACGCGGGCGAGCGCCTGGCGGCGGCGCGGGAGCGCTTCGAGGAGGAGCTCGCCACCATCCGCGCCCTGGGCCTCGCCGACTTCTTCCTGGTGGCCGCCGAGGTGACGGACTACTGCCGCCGCCACGGCATCCTGGCGGCGGGGCGCGGCTCCGCGGCGGCGAGCATCGTCTGCTACCTCCTCGGCATCACCATGGCCGACCCCCTGAAGCACGACCTGCTCTTCGAGCGCTTCCTGCACACCGGCAAGACGAGCATGCCCGACGTCGACATCGACATCTCGTCGGCGCGGCGCGACGAGGTGCTGGCGTGGGTCGAGGAGCGCTTCGGACCCGACACGGAGGCCATGGTGTGCAACAAGATCACCTACCGCCTCCCCCTCGCCGTGCAGGACCTGGGCCGCGCCCTGGGGCTGCCACCCGAACTCCGCAACCGCCTCACCAAGGCGCTGGGGCGCGACTTCAGGGGGTTGCGCCCCCCGAGCGTGGCCAAGGCCGAGGTGGCGCTGCGCGAGGTGCTCGGCGCCGCGCCGGTGGCCGACGCCTTCCTCGCTCTCCTCGCCGGCATGGAGCGCAAGCACGTGAGGCACCTGGCGCCCCACTCGGGCGGGGTGGTGCTGGCGCGCGACCCCCTCACCCACTACTCGCCGCTCGAGCGCTCCAGCGGCGGCATCAAGCTCCTGCAGCTCGACAAGGACGACGCCGAGGCCATGGGCCTCATCAAGCTGGACCTCCTGGGGCTGCGCATGCTCGCGGCGCTCGAGCGGGCGCGCGAGGAGGTCATGCGCCTTGACGGCGTGTGGCTCGACCTGGCCGACCTCCCCGACGACGAGCGCGTGTGGGACCTCATCTCGGCGGGGGCCACGCTCGGGCTCTTCCAGGTCGAGAGCCCCAGCCAGCAGCACACGAGCCGCGTCATGAAGAGCCGCAACCTGCGCGACCTGGCGCACCAGGTGGCGCTCATCCGCCCCGGTCCCATCCAGTCGGGCACCGTGCACCCGTACCTCCGGCGGCGCCAGGGGCTCGAGCCCGTAAGCTACTGGCACCCGAGCCTCGAGCCGATCCTCTCCAAGAGCTACGGGGTGCTGCTCTTCCAGGAGGACGTGCTGCGCATCGCCGTCCACTTCGCCGGCATGAGCTGGATCGAGGCGGACCGCTTCCGCAAGAAGGTGTCCGACTGGAGCGAGCCATCGGACATCGAGCCGGACCGCCGGGCGTTCGTGGCGGGCGCCATGCGGCACGTGCACGCCACCCGGGACGAGGCGGAGCAGGTGTTCGACGCCGTGAAGGGGTTCCAGGGGTTCGGCTTCGCCGAGTCGCACGCCTGGGCGTTCGCCATCCACGCCTACGCCAGCGGCTGGCTGCGCGTCCACTACCCGGCCGAGTACCTCGCCGCCATCCTCACGGAGGAGCCCGGCATGTGGTCGCAGTCCACCAAGCGCCAGGAGGCGCGCGCCTGGGGGGTCCCCTTCCTGCCGTTCGACGTCAACGCCAGCGGCGTGCACTACCGTTGCGAGCGCGTCCGGACGGGCGACGCCGCGCCGGTGAAGGCCGTGCGCCCCCCGCTGGCGGCGGTGACGGGTATAAGCCACGACACGGCCCGCGCCGTCCTGCTGGAGCGGTTGCGGCACGGGCCGTACGCGGGCATCGACGACGCCCACCACCGCCTGCCGCTGGCCAAGGAGCAGTTCGAGGCGCTCGTGCGCGCCGGCGCCTTCGACGCGCTGCAGCCGCGTCGCGAGGCCCTCTACCGCGCCGGCGCCCTCGCCAACACCCAGCCGAGCGGCGAGCGCCCGCTGTTCACGGCCGCCCCGGACGCGCCCGGGTTCGCGCCCCTCACCCTGCAGGAGCAGTACGTGTGGGACTACCAGACCACGCGCCTCAGCACCCTCGAGGTGCACGCGATCGACTTCGTGCGCGACCAGCTGGCCGAGCTCGCCTGCGTGCCGTTGGCGCGGCTGCGGCGCGTGGCGCGGAAGACCGCGGTACGCACCGCCGGGCTGGTGGTGGGCAAGCAGCGGCCACCCACCGCCAAGGGGTTCGCCTTCTTCGTGTTGGAGGACGGCCCCGTGCGGGCGCAGCTCATCATCCCGCCCGACCTGTGGGACGAGCAGCGCGTGCTCCTGCGCGACGCCTCCATCCTCGTGGCGGACGCCACCGTGGAGGACACGGGTTACCAGCTCACCCTCAAGGCGCGGACGCTCGCGGGGTTGCCGGCGCCCGTCCACGTCCGCGGCTACCACTTCGCCTGA
- a CDS encoding hemerythrin domain-containing protein, translating into MSAVAVAGALAAALTREHHDIDAGFEAFLADLEGPGTAPPDTAPLTRAVTALRRHIYLEEAFLFPAMKGAGLFAALLVMHREHGEIWRSMERLVALTEALGDEAGAAERAEVLAECRALLAIVDKHNAKEEPIIYARADADLAGEAAERLAEFMRGGSTPPGWVCRAAGA; encoded by the coding sequence CTGAGCGCCGTGGCGGTGGCTGGGGCCCTCGCGGCGGCCCTGACACGCGAGCATCACGACATCGACGCGGGGTTCGAGGCGTTCCTGGCCGACCTCGAGGGGCCCGGCACGGCGCCGCCCGACACCGCCCCGCTGACGAGGGCGGTGACGGCCCTCAGGCGGCACATCTACTTGGAGGAGGCGTTCCTCTTCCCGGCCATGAAGGGCGCCGGCCTCTTCGCCGCGCTGCTCGTCATGCACCGCGAGCACGGCGAGATCTGGCGCTCCATGGAGCGCCTCGTCGCGCTGACGGAGGCGCTCGGGGACGAGGCGGGCGCCGCCGAGCGCGCCGAGGTCCTCGCCGAGTGCCGGGCGCTCCTCGCCATCGTCGACAAGCACAACGCCAAGGAGGAGCCGATCATCTACGCCCGCGCCGACGCCGACCTCGCCGGCGAGGCGGCCGAGCGGCTGGCGGAGTTCATGCGTGGCGGCAGCACCCCACCCGGTTGGGTCTGCCGCGCCGCCGGCGCCTGA
- a CDS encoding isocitrate lyase/phosphoenolpyruvate mutase family protein, with product MRAAHLRAAHDGGTPLLLANAWDAASAAAFAAAGLDAIATSSGAISRSLGYSDGEGTPVDEMFAALRRIVAAARRDGRDVLVTADVEHGYGLDEAELVARLARVGVVGCNLEDSDPRTRRMIPTDAQAARLAALRRAADEAGTGLVINARVDLHVRADGDERTRLARSIARAEAYLAAGADCVFPIMLAADDDIAAYVRGVPGPVNVMATHATPPLKRLAELGVARVSFGSGFHRIAMEAVAAAAARLRAGDDPRPA from the coding sequence CTGCGGGCGGCGCATCTCCGGGCGGCGCACGACGGCGGAACGCCGCTCCTGCTGGCCAACGCGTGGGACGCCGCCAGCGCGGCGGCCTTCGCCGCGGCCGGGCTCGACGCCATCGCCACCTCGAGCGGGGCGATCTCCCGCTCCCTGGGCTACTCGGACGGCGAGGGGACGCCGGTCGACGAGATGTTCGCCGCCCTGAGGCGCATCGTGGCGGCGGCGCGGCGCGACGGCCGCGACGTGCTGGTGACCGCCGACGTCGAGCACGGCTACGGGCTGGACGAGGCCGAGCTGGTGGCGCGCCTAGCGCGGGTCGGCGTGGTCGGCTGCAACCTCGAGGACAGCGACCCGCGGACGCGCCGGATGATCCCCACCGACGCCCAGGCGGCGCGGCTCGCTGCGCTGCGGCGCGCCGCCGACGAGGCGGGGACCGGCCTCGTCATCAACGCGCGCGTCGACCTCCACGTCAGGGCCGATGGTGACGAGCGCACGCGCCTCGCACGCTCCATCGCCCGCGCCGAGGCGTACCTGGCGGCGGGCGCCGACTGCGTGTTCCCGATCATGCTGGCGGCGGACGACGACATCGCCGCGTACGTGCGGGGAGTGCCCGGCCCCGTCAACGTGATGGCCACTCACGCCACGCCACCGCTGAAGCGCCTGGCCGAACTCGGGGTGGCGCGCGTGTCGTTCGGGAGCGGGTTCCACCGCATCGCCATGGAGGCCGTCGCCGCGGCCGCGGCGCGACTGCGCGCGGGCGACGACCCGCGGCCCGCCTGA
- a CDS encoding ExeM/NucH family extracellular endonuclease: protein MHAFEVRKALAALLLLALVGCVSRPTGEGDGARGVRPPSPAPTTSAPLDARTTPPACVGLVTAIHAVQGAGPTSPLAGAAVTVQGVVVGDFQKRDGDEPFGTDLGGYAVQAEDADADDDPRTSEGLYVHDSRVDVRVGDLVRVTGRVAEYQGLTELTDVTDVVVCASGVPLPTPASIKLPLAAATDLEAFEGMLVTFPQELVIADHQEYDRYGELLLALPPPGATRPYQPTSRLAPGDPATAELADLQARSRVLLDDGRGSQNPDPPRHPDGTPFDLVNRFRSGDRLAGVTGVLDYSAGRYRVQPTQGATHLPTNPRPGVPDVKGTLRLASFNVENYFTGFGASCGPTGVMECRGAANARELERQRAKVVAALLALDADVVALLEVENDADEAALADLVSALNAGGAGYEFVGTGPIGSDAIRVALVYRPAAVGPVGGPAVLDDPTFVRPRGGSAARNRPALAQTFAEAATGEAFTVVVNHLKSKGSPCGRGDDDAVQANCNLTRTLAAERLLAWLATDPTGAGDPDVLVLGDLNAYAREDPVRTLLAGRDGEPGTADDLTDLLAAFGGEGAYTYVYGGEVGSLDYALASRTLAGQVMGAAAWHVNADEPDLIGYGLAFKSAGLRALYAPDPYRSSDHDPVLVGLTLRSP from the coding sequence GTGCACGCCTTCGAGGTCCGGAAAGCGCTGGCGGCGCTGCTGCTGCTCGCCCTCGTCGGTTGCGTGTCGCGACCGACCGGCGAGGGCGACGGCGCGCGCGGCGTGCGGCCGCCCTCGCCGGCGCCGACGACGAGCGCCCCCCTCGACGCCCGGACGACCCCGCCCGCCTGCGTCGGCCTCGTCACCGCGATCCACGCCGTGCAGGGCGCCGGACCCACCAGCCCGCTCGCCGGCGCGGCCGTCACCGTCCAGGGCGTGGTGGTGGGCGACTTCCAGAAGCGCGACGGCGACGAGCCGTTCGGCACCGACCTCGGAGGTTACGCCGTGCAGGCGGAGGACGCCGACGCGGACGACGACCCGCGCACAAGCGAGGGCCTGTACGTCCACGACTCGCGCGTCGACGTCCGCGTGGGCGACCTCGTGAGGGTGACGGGCCGCGTGGCGGAGTACCAGGGCCTCACCGAGCTCACCGACGTGACCGACGTCGTCGTGTGCGCCTCCGGCGTGCCGCTCCCCACCCCGGCGAGCATCAAGCTGCCTCTCGCCGCCGCGACCGACCTGGAGGCGTTCGAGGGGATGCTCGTCACGTTCCCGCAGGAACTCGTCATCGCCGACCACCAGGAGTACGACCGCTACGGCGAGCTCCTGCTGGCGCTCCCGCCACCGGGCGCCACCAGGCCGTACCAACCGACGAGCCGCCTAGCCCCGGGCGACCCGGCCACCGCCGAGCTCGCCGACCTCCAGGCGCGCTCGCGCGTCCTCCTGGACGACGGTCGCGGCAGCCAGAACCCCGACCCGCCACGGCACCCTGACGGCACGCCGTTCGACCTCGTCAACCGCTTCAGGAGCGGCGACCGCCTGGCGGGCGTGACCGGCGTCCTCGACTACAGCGCCGGCCGCTACCGCGTCCAGCCCACCCAGGGCGCCACCCACCTGCCCACCAACCCGCGCCCAGGCGTGCCCGACGTGAAGGGCACGCTGCGCCTCGCCTCGTTCAACGTCGAGAACTACTTCACCGGCTTCGGCGCCTCGTGCGGTCCGACCGGCGTCATGGAGTGCCGCGGCGCCGCGAACGCGCGCGAACTCGAACGGCAACGCGCCAAGGTCGTGGCGGCCCTGCTCGCGCTCGACGCCGACGTCGTGGCGCTGCTCGAGGTCGAGAACGACGCCGACGAAGCCGCCCTCGCCGACCTGGTGAGCGCGCTGAACGCCGGCGGCGCCGGCTACGAGTTCGTCGGCACCGGCCCCATCGGGAGCGACGCCATCCGCGTGGCGCTCGTCTACCGGCCGGCCGCCGTCGGGCCGGTCGGGGGGCCCGCGGTGCTCGACGACCCGACCTTCGTCAGGCCGCGCGGCGGGAGCGCCGCGCGCAACCGTCCGGCCCTGGCGCAGACGTTCGCCGAGGCGGCGACGGGCGAGGCGTTCACGGTCGTCGTCAACCACCTCAAGAGCAAGGGCTCCCCGTGCGGCAGGGGGGACGACGACGCGGTGCAGGCGAACTGCAACCTCACCAGGACGTTGGCGGCGGAGCGGCTCCTCGCCTGGTTGGCGACCGACCCGACCGGCGCGGGGGACCCCGACGTGCTCGTCCTCGGCGACCTGAACGCCTACGCGCGCGAGGATCCCGTCCGGACGCTGCTCGCCGGGCGCGACGGGGAGCCGGGCACCGCCGACGACCTGACCGACCTGCTCGCCGCCTTCGGCGGAGAGGGAGCCTACACCTACGTCTACGGCGGCGAGGTCGGCTCCCTCGACTACGCGCTCGCCTCGCGGACGCTCGCGGGGCAGGTGATGGGCGCGGCCGCCTGGCACGTCAACGCCGACGAGCCGGACCTCATCGGTTACGGCCTGGCGTTCAAGTCGGCCGGCCTGCGTGCCCTCTACGCGCCGGACCCCTACCGCTCGTCGGATCACGACCCCGTGCTGGTCGGGTTGACGCTGCGCTCGCCCTAG
- a CDS encoding low molecular weight phosphotyrosine protein phosphatase, whose protein sequence is MGNICRSPTAEGVFRAKLVAAGLADSVRVDSAGTHGYHVGEPPDFRSVSAAARRGYDLSALRARRLEPEDAARFDYVIAMDRGNYNRILREFGQGGPSSAVRARVHMFLEFAPGVLDVEVPDPYGGGPQGFERVLDLIEAGADGLVAEVAARLRGGDVQAPAAPDGH, encoded by the coding sequence ATGGGCAACATCTGCCGCTCACCGACGGCAGAGGGCGTCTTCCGTGCCAAGCTGGTCGCCGCGGGGTTGGCCGACTCGGTCCGTGTCGACTCGGCCGGCACGCACGGCTACCACGTGGGCGAGCCCCCCGACTTCCGCTCCGTTAGCGCCGCGGCGCGCCGCGGCTACGACCTGAGCGCGCTCAGGGCCCGCCGCCTCGAGCCCGAGGACGCCGCGCGGTTCGACTACGTCATCGCCATGGACCGCGGCAACTACAACCGGATCCTGCGCGAGTTCGGCCAGGGCGGACCGTCGAGCGCCGTGCGCGCCCGGGTGCACATGTTCCTGGAGTTCGCGCCGGGGGTGCTGGACGTCGAGGTGCCCGACCCCTACGGCGGCGGGCCGCAGGGGTTCGAGCGCGTCCTCGACCTGATCGAGGCCGGCGCCGACGGGCTGGTGGCCGAGGTCGCCGCGCGCCTCCGCGGCGGTGACGTGCAGGCCCCCGCCGCACCCGACGGGCATTAA
- the yedA gene encoding drug/metabolite exporter YedA, giving the protein MNRVTRLRALRSRKLGPVPFDVAVALAILYVVWGSTYLAIRFAVEDLPPYLMLAVRFGVAGGLMYAFVRSRGGGAGTPRQWLGSAVTGVLLLVGGMGSVGLAQSFGAPSGLAAVMVATMPLWLTLFFALMGERTGRGDYVGMGIGLLGVLLLNLETGLRSNPLAAALLLVSPFSWALGSALSRKLPQAPGGMGSAVQMLAAGVVFVPLGLLRGERVVAVPSTGSLLALGYLITIGSLVGFSAYVYLLNQRVRPALLTSYAYVNPVVAVLLGMTFAGERLGAAGMAGMAVVVLSVLLVVRARPGG; this is encoded by the coding sequence ATGAACCGCGTGACGCGCCTGCGGGCCCTTCGTTCGCGCAAGCTCGGGCCCGTGCCGTTCGACGTGGCCGTCGCGCTGGCCATCCTCTACGTCGTGTGGGGTTCCACCTACCTGGCCATCAGGTTCGCGGTGGAGGACCTGCCGCCTTACCTGATGCTCGCCGTGCGGTTCGGGGTCGCGGGTGGGCTCATGTACGCCTTCGTCCGCTCGCGCGGTGGCGGGGCCGGCACGCCCCGTCAGTGGCTTGGGTCGGCCGTCACCGGGGTGCTACTGCTCGTGGGCGGCATGGGCAGCGTCGGGTTGGCGCAGTCGTTCGGCGCGCCGTCGGGCCTGGCGGCCGTCATGGTCGCGACCATGCCGTTATGGCTGACGCTCTTCTTCGCCCTGATGGGCGAGCGCACCGGCCGGGGAGACTACGTCGGCATGGGCATCGGGTTGTTGGGCGTGCTGCTCCTCAACCTCGAGACGGGGCTGCGCAGCAACCCGCTCGCGGCCGCCCTCCTGCTCGTCTCGCCGTTCTCGTGGGCCCTCGGGTCCGCCCTCAGCCGCAAGCTGCCGCAAGCGCCCGGTGGGATGGGCTCCGCCGTGCAGATGTTGGCGGCGGGCGTGGTGTTCGTGCCCCTCGGCCTCCTGCGCGGGGAGCGCGTGGTGGCCGTGCCCTCGACCGGCTCCCTCCTGGCGCTCGGTTACCTGATCACGATCGGGTCGTTGGTGGGGTTCAGCGCCTACGTCTACCTGCTGAACCAGCGCGTGAGGCCGGCGCTGCTCACCTCCTATGCGTACGTGAACCCCGTGGTGGCGGTGCTGCTCGGCATGACGTTCGCGGGCGAGCGGCTGGGGGCGGCGGGGATGGCGGGCATGGCCGTCGTGGTCTTGAGCGTGCTGCTGGTGGTGCGGGCGCGGCCGGGCGGTTGA
- a CDS encoding OsmC family peroxiredoxin produces the protein MSIADRTTKTTWRGSLDLGTGVLSGSSSSALDGLALTWASRTKAPGGKTSPEELLAAAHSSCFSMALTIKLAEHHLEAERLEVTATVSLSDVNGLPTIDRSRLVVRGLVPGADEKRFVAIVDEASRLCPVSRLFASAKIDVDAALLSA, from the coding sequence ATGAGCATCGCCGACAGGACCACCAAGACCACCTGGCGCGGTTCGCTTGACCTTGGCACCGGCGTGTTGAGCGGCAGCAGCAGCTCCGCGCTGGACGGCCTCGCCCTCACCTGGGCGTCGCGCACCAAGGCGCCGGGCGGCAAGACGAGCCCGGAGGAGCTTCTCGCCGCCGCCCACTCGTCGTGCTTCTCCATGGCGCTGACCATCAAGCTCGCGGAGCACCACCTCGAGGCGGAGCGGCTCGAGGTCACCGCCACCGTGTCGCTCAGCGACGTGAACGGGTTGCCCACGATCGACCGTTCGAGGCTGGTGGTGCGCGGCCTGGTCCCCGGCGCGGACGAGAAGCGGTTCGTGGCGATCGTCGACGAGGCGTCGAGGCTCTGCCCCGTGTCGCGGCTCTTCGCGAGCGCCAAGATCGACGTCGACGCCGCCCTCCTGAGCGCCTGA